The Streptomyces sp. NBC_00510 genomic interval GCAGTTCGGCCGCCCGCGCGGTAGGGGACGGGCCGGGCCGCGCGCGGTCGTCCCCTCCCCCGCCGCCGGTCAGGACGGTGGCGCCGACCACCGCCAGCACGACGGCCACGACGCCCACCACGAAGAGCACGACCGGACGGCGCCGTACCGCGGAAGCGGAAGCGGAAGCGGAAACAGAACCAGAAGCAGAAGTGGACGCGGGAGCAGAAGCGGAAGGGGCCGGAGCCGGACCCGGGGCCGGGCCGAACTCCCCGAGCGCGGCGCGGGCCTCGGCGATCCGGAGCGCCTCCATCGTGACGTCGTGGCGGCCCTCGGCACGGCTCCAGACCCGCTCCGTGACCTCCCACATCGTGGTGAAGTGCGCCGGGTCGGCACCCGTCGCCTCCGCGAGGGCGACCACGGCGTAACGGGGCGGCAGCAGCCGGCCGTTGAGGTACCGCTCCCACGAACTCCTGCTGTACCCGGTCGCCTCGGCGAGCGCCGCGACGCTCAGGCCGCCGCGGTCGACCTGGCGCCGCAGCTGCTCGGTGAACTCCCGTACCCGCGGGTCCAGGTCATCGGCCAGTGGCCGCCAGCGGGCCATCTCTCGTTCCCCCTCTTGCTGTTGCCGTTCTGCCCCGGAAGGCTACCGTTGAAGATGCTTCGGGCGGCCCGTCCGGTTGCGCCCGTCATCCGATGCAGATGCCCAGGATGATCAGGCCCAGGCAGAGCCCCTTGCCGGAGCTGCGGCTCGGGGAGGGGGAGGGCGCCGCCGGGGCGCTCGTCGCGGGCGGCGGTGCCTGGGTGGTGGGGGCGCCGCCACCGGGTGCCGCCGTCGTCGTCCCGCCCGTGCCGGGCGCCGTGTGCGGGCCCTTGGCCGGGGCGGAGGACACCCCGCCGGTCTCCGCCACCTGCGCGGCGGGCGTGCCGCCGTCCGGGGACATGGCGCCCGCGGTACGGGAGGCCCGCGCGTCCGTCGCCTGCGCCGGGGGAACCGACCCGGGCCAGGAGGTGACGGCGGACCCGGCGGAGCCCGTGGCGGAGGGCGCGGGGCCGGCCGGCACGCTGGCCGTGGGGCGGGCCGCCAGCGGCGCATCGGCCCGCCCGGTCCCGTCCGTGGCCACCCCGCTCGCCACGAGCAGCGCGAACACCCCGCCCAGCACCAGCCCGCCCGCGGCCGCCAGCAGGGCCTTGCGCCGTCGCCGCAGGGCGTGCCGGGGCATCCCCTCGACGGGGGCCAGCGGGTCGAGCGGGTCGGCGTACGGGAAGCCCTTCATGGTGTCGGTGACCCCGCGGTCGGCCAGCTCCCACAGGGCGATCAGCCGGTCGTAGTCGGCGCCGCTGAGCTGCCCCAGCACCTCGACCGCGTCACGCGGCGGGATCCGCACGCCGTTGAGGTACTGCTCCCAGGCTCCGGTGCTGCTCGCCGTGCGTGCGGCGAGCGCCGGGACGCTCAGCCCGCTGCGGTCCTTCATCCGGCGCAGATGCACGGCGAGACGGCGCGCGCCACCGTCCAGTGTCTCGGGCAATGGCTCCCAGCGTGCCACCACGCACCCCCCGGCTCCGTCGGTCAACCCACGGTAGCGACGCACATACGCTCGATGCATGAAATCCGGAGAATCCTCACGCTCCCCGCGGGGTGACGAGTCCGGTCTCGTAGGCGAGGACGACCGCCTGGGCGCGGCTGCCGAGGTCGAGCTTGGACATCGTGCGGTTGAGGTGGGTCTTGACCGTCGCCTCGCTGATGAAGAGCAGGTCGGCGATCTCCGGGTTCGACAGGCCACGGGCGATCAGCCGCAGCACCTCCAGTTCCCGGGCGGTCAGCGCAGCCAGTTCGGCGGGCGGGGCACGGTCCGCGCCGACGGGCGGGGCACCGGGGCGGGGCGGCGCGTAGGCCTCGATCAGCCTCCGCGTGACGCTGGGGGCGAAGAGGGTGTCCCCTCCGGCGACGGCGTGGACGGCGGCGATCAGGCGTTCGGGACCGGCGTCCTTGAGCAGGAATCCGGAGGCCCCGGCGCGCAGCGCCGTGTAGACGTACTCGTCGAGGTCGAAGGTGGTGAGGACGAGGATCCGCGGCGGCGGGTCCGCCGCGGCGGCCAGGATGCGCTCGGTGGCGACGACCCCGCTGATCCCCGGCATCCGGATGTCCATGAGGATCACGTCGGGCACGGTCCGCGCCGCGCGCTCCACGGCCTCCTCGCCGTCGCCCGCCTCCCCGACCACCTCGACGCCGGGCGCGGCGTGCAGCAGCGCGACGAGGCCGGCCCGGATCAGGAACTGGTCGTCGACGACGAGCACCCTGGTCATACGCCCGATGCGTCCCCTCGCCGCTCTGTCCCCCGCGCGGACGTGGGGAGCACGAGCCGTACCTCGAAGCCCTCGCCGAGCGGGCCGATGTCCACCGTCCCGCCGTAGAGCCTGGCGCGCTCCCGCATGCCGATCAAGCCGTGGCCCGTTCCCGGGACGATTGTGGCCGGATCGGATCGGCCCGGTGGCGCTCCGGAGCCGCTGCCCGGGCCGGTGCCGGTGCCGGTGCCGTCGTCGGTGACGGTCACCGCCAGGTGGTGCGGCTCGTAGACGACCAGGACCCGGGCCCGCGCGAGGGGGGCGTGCTTGAGCACGTTGGTCAGCGCCTCCTGCACCACCCGGTACGCGCACAGGCCGACACCGGGGGCGACGGGCCGCGGCTCGCCCTCGATCCGCAGCTCGACGGCGAGGCCGGCGGCCCGCACCCGCTCGATCATCTCGCCCAGCCGGGTCACCGAGGGCATCGGATCGTACGAGGCCCAGCCCTCCTCCGGTTCGCCCGGCCCGGCGCGGAGCACCTTGAGCATGCGGCGCATCTCCTGCAGCGCCTCACGGGTGGTGTCGGAGATGGTGTCGAGCGCGCCGCGGGCGGTCTCCGGGGAGGTGTGGAAGACGTACGCTGCCATGCCCGCCTGCACCGAGATCACCGACATGTGGTGGGCGACCACGTCGTGCAGCTCGCGGGCGATCCGCGCCTGCTCCTCCGCCACCGCCTCCCGGGCCCGGTCCTGCTGCTCGGTGCGCAGCTGCTCGGTGAGCCGGGCCAGCCGCTCCTCGCGCTTGCCCGACACCCGGGCGGACCGCCCGAAACGGCACATCACCAGGGCGAACACCACGGCCTGGGCGGCCACCGTGGCCATCGAGCTCTGCGCCGCCGTCAGCCCGGCGTACACCCAGACCGCGCCGGTCAGCGCCGCGCAGGCCAGCGCGGTGCGCACCGGGCGCAGGGCCGCGACGGTGTAGAGCGCGAGCAGCGGCGCCATCGAGTTGACGACCGGCCAGTACCCGGCGGCGACGTACAGCGTCCAGGCTGCGCAGACGAAGACGCAGACACCGGCCGGCGCCCAGCGGCGCACCGCGATGGGCAGGTTGACCAGGGCGGTCAGCGCGTAGCCGAACAGGTCCAGCCGTATCCAGTCCCCGGGTGGCCGTTCGTGCCCCAGCAGCATGCTGGCGGCGGTGAAGCCCACCGCCAGCAGGACGTCGACCAGCCCCTTTTTCCCCACGGGCGCAGCGTAGGCCCCGGCCGTACGGGTGTGCGTCAGTCCCCCGCCGTACCACGGAAGTTGTACGTCCTGTTCCCAAAGGTCAAACCGGCACGGGACGACCTCCCGGCACCGCCGGCCGTAGCGTCGTCGCCGGGGGCCAGAGGGGGGCGCCCCAACACGACGGTGCCCCGTCCTCCGACGGGGGGAGGACGGGGTACCCGCTCGTGCGGGTGCCGCGCGGCGTCGGACGTCCGGCTCAGACGGACATGCGCTTGCGCAGGTTCTCGTCGACGGCGGCGAGGAACCGCTCGGTCGTCAGCCACGGCTGCTCCGGGCCGACCAGCACCGCCAGGTCCTGGGTCAGCTGGCCGGCCTCGACGACCTCCAGGCAGGCGTTCTCCAGCGTCCCGGCGAACCGGGCGAGTTCGGGGGTGTCGTCCAGCCGGGCGCGGTGGGCCAGGCCGCGGCTCCACGCGAAGACCATGGCGATGGGGTTGGTCGAGGTCGGCCGGCCCGCCTGGTGCCTGCGGTAGTGGCGGGTGACCGTGCCGTGCGCCGCCTCCGACAGCACGGTCCTGCCGTCGGAGGTCATGAGGACCGAGGTCATCAGCCCCGCCGAGCCGACGCCCCGGGTGAGGACCCCGGACAGGATGTCGCCGTCGTAGTTCTTGCACGCCCAGACGTAGCCGCCGGCGCCCTTCAGGGCCGAGGCCGCCATGTCGTCGACCTGGCGGTGCTCGTGGCCCAGGCCCGACGCCTCGAACTCGCGCCGGAACTCGCCGTCGAAGACCTCCTGGAAGAGGTCCTTGAAGCGGCCGTCGTACTTCCTGAGCACCGTGTTCTTCGTGGACAGGTAGACGGGGAGCCCGCGCGCCAGCCCGTAGCGGAAGGCGGCGCGCGCGAACTCGCGGATCGAGTCGTCCAGGTTGACCATGCCGAGCGCCACGCCGGCGCCCGGGAAGTGGTGGACCTCCAGCTCGACCGGGTCGGAGCCGTCGGCCGGGGTGAAGCTCAGGGCGAGGGTGCCCGCGCCGGGGATCCGCAGCTCGGTGGCCCGGTACTGGTCGCCGAAGGCGTGCCGGGCGATCACCACGGGACGGGTCCCGCCGGGCACGGCCCTCGGCACGTTCCGCAGGACGACGGGTTCGCGGAAGATCCCACCGCCGAGGCGGTCGCGGATGGTGGCGTTCGGGGAGCGGTACATCCCCTTGAGGCCGAACTCCGCGACCCGGGCCTCGTCGGGCGTGACGGTGGCGCACTTCACGCCGACGCCGTGCCTGCCGACCGCCTCCGCCGCTTCCGCCGTCACCCGGTCGTGGGTGGCGTCCCGGTGCTCGATGCCCAGGTCGAAGCGGACCAGTTCGATGTCGAGGTACGGCAGGACCAGCTCGTCCCTGATGAACCGCCAGATGATCCGCGCCATCTCGTCGCCGTCGAGCTCGACGACCGGGTTCCTTGCCTTGATCTTGGCCATGGGAGTCGTTCTCCCTCTCACACCGGTGACGTGTGCCCGGGGTGCACGTCGTACGTCAGGACACTCGCCACACAGCGTAACCGGATCAACGCACGGAGAAGCGGACGACATCCTCCAGGAAGGGGATCTCCAGCACCGGGTGCGGCTGCGCCATCAGCGCCAGCAGCACGATCAGGGCGCCCAGCACACCGTAGGTGATCATGTCGGTGAAGCGGCTGCGGACGGCCAGCATGCCGACTGAGGGCAGCAGCCGGCGCATCAGCGCGCCCGCGAGCAGCGCCGAGCCGACCAGCACCAGGCCGGCCCGGGTGACGTCCGCGGCCACCAGCACCAGGCCGAGCAGCACCGCGCCGGAGACCACGAGGATCGGCCACTGACGGGCCGGGGCCGGGGCGTGGGCGCCCATGGCCCGGCCGCCGCCCTCGGGGCGCGCGGTACCGCGGGTCAGCACCTGGAAGCGGCGGCTGCGGCCGGCTTCGCCGGCCCCCTCCGGTTCCGTCGCTCGCGTACGGGGCCCCGTCCCGGTCATGCGTACCGGCCCTCCGCGGCCTCCACGACGTTCGCCAGCAGCATGGCCCGGGTCATCGGGCCGACGCCGCCGGGGTTCGGCGAGATCCACCCGGCGACCTCGGCCACGCCCGGGTGCACGTCGCCGACGATCTTGCCGTTCTCGTCGCGGCTGACGCCGACGTCCAGCACGGCCGCGCCCGGTCGCACGTCCTCCGGCTTCACCAGGTGCGGCACGCCCGCGGCGGCCACGATGACGTCGGCCTGGCGCAGCTGGGCGGACAGGTCACGGGTGCCGGTGTGGCAGAGGGTGACGGTGGCGTTCTCCGACTTGCGGGTCAGCAGCAGCCCGATCGAGCGGCCGACGGTGACGCCGCGGCCGACCACCGTGACGTGCGCGCCGTTGATCTCCACGCCGTGCCGCCGCAGCAGCTCCACGATGCCGTTGGGGGTGCAGGGCAGCGGGCCGCGCTCGTTCAGTACCAGCCGCCCGAGGTTCGTCGGGTGCAGTCCGTCGGCGTCCTTGGCCGGGTCCATCAGCCCCAGGACGCGGTTGGTGTCGATCCCCTTGGGCAGCGGCAGCTGGACGATGTAGCCGGTGCACTCCGGGTCGTCGTTGAGTTCACGGACGACCGCCTCGATCTCCTCCTGGGTGGCGGTCTCCGGCAGCTCGCGCTGGATGGACGCGATGCCGACCTCCGCGCAGTCGCGGTGCTTGCCCGCGACGTACCAGCGGCTGCCGGGGTCGTCGCCGACCAGCAGCGTGCCCAGCCCCGGGGTGACACCCCGCGCCTTGAGCGCCTGGACGCGGGTGGACAGTTCGGACTTGATCGCGGCGGCAGTGGCCTTGCCATCGAGAATCTGGGCGGTCATACCTCCATCTTCTCAGGTCCGCACACCAACGCTGGACAGCGGATGACGCCGCCCAGGACGATGTGGCCCGTCCCCAGTCCCATCCGCGCGAAAGAAGCCAACGTGAGCTACCCGCCCGGTCCCGGCAATCCGTACGGCCAGCAGCCGCCTCAGCAGCCCTACGGCTACCCGCAGCAGCCCCCGGCCCAGCCCGGTTACGGCTACCCGACGCAGCCCCAGCCGCCCTACGGCGCCGTTCCGCCGCAGGCCCAGGGCCCGTACGGCTACGGCTACCCCGGGGGCCCCGCCGGTCCCGTCCCGGGCATGCCCCCGTTCGCGAGCTGGGGTGCGCGGGTGGGCGCGACGCTGATCGACTTCCTGGTCGCCGGACTCGTGCCGATGATCCTCATCGGCATCGGCTACGCGCAGTTCATCGCCGAGGTGGTCGACGCGGCCCGCGCGTGCGACCAGAGCGGCACCTACTCCTGCCCCGCGCCCACGATGCCGGGTGGCGCCATCGCCCTGATCGGCCTCGGCTTCCTGCTGTCCCTCGCCGGCAGCCTGTTCCTGTGCTACCGCGAGGGCAAGACCGGCCAGACGCCGGGCAAGAAGGCCCTCGGCATCAGCGTGCTGCGGGAGTTGGACGGCCGTCCGCTCGGCTTCGGCATGGCCTTCGTCCGCCGGCTGTGCCACGGCCTGGACGGCGCCGCCTGCTACATCGGCTACCTGTGGCCGCTGTGGGACGACAAGAAGCAGACCTTCGCCGACAAGATCCTCAACTCGGTCGTCGTCAAGACCCAGTAGGCCCGGTTCCCCGGTCCCGTCCCCGCGAAGGAAGTGAGAAGTGAGCTATCCGCCCGGCCCCGGCGATCCCTACGGCCGGCAGCCACCGCAGCAGCCGTACGGATACCCGCAACAGCCCCCGGCCCAGCCCGGTTACGGCTACCCGACGCAGCCCCAGCCGCAGGCGCAGCCGCCGTACGGCTACCCCCAGCAGCCGCAGCCGCACGCGCCGTTCGCGGCGTACCCGGGCGGGCCGGAGGTCATGCCGTCGTCGGCCAGGACGGCCCGGGCGATGCTCTTCGTGCTCGGCGGGCTGCAGATCCTGGGCGGCCTGCTGCTCCTGCTCGGGGCCGCGGCGCTCAAGAGCGTGGACGACACCGACGAACTGACCATGCCCATCGGCCTGGTCTACGTCATGGGGGTGCTCTTCCTCGCCTTCGCCGTGCTGTCGATCGGCATGGGCGCCAAGTACAGGACCGGCGGCAACGGCACACGGATCGGGTCCATCGTGATCGGCGTGCTGGTCGCGCTGAGCAGTGTCGCCACCATGATCAGCGGCGCCTTCCTGCTGCTCGCACCGCTCGCGCTCAGCGTGCTGCTGATCGTCTTCGCGGCGAAGGCCGAGACGGCGGCCTGGTTCAAGCGCCCGCAGTACTGAGCGGGCCGCCCGCAGGCCGAAGGCCCCCGCGCGAGCGGGGGCCTTCGGCGTTCCGGCACACCGGCCGGTCAGTGGAAGAAGTGCCGCGTCCCGGTGAGGTACATGGTCACGCCGGCCTTGCGCGCGGCCTCGACCACGGCCTCGTCGCGCACCGAACCACCGGGCTGCACCACGGCCTTGACGCCCGCGCCGGTGAGCACCTCCAGCCCGTCCGGGAAGGGGAAGAAGGCGTCGGAGGCGGCGTAGGAGCCCGCGGCCCGCTCCTCGCCGGCCCGCTGGACGGCGAGCTTGGCGGAGTCGACCCGGTTGACCTGGCCCATGCCGACGCCGACCGTCGCGCCGTCCTTCGCCAGCAGGATGGCGTTGGACTTCACGGCCCGGCAGGCCCGCCAGGCGAACGCCAGGTCGGCCAGCTCGTCGGCGGTCAGCGGCTCGCCGGTGGCCAGCGTCCAGGTGGCGGGGTCGTCCCCGGCGGCCTGGAGGCGGTCCTTCTCCTGCAGCAGCAGCCCGCCCTCGACCGGACGGAACTCCGTCTCCGCGACGGGCGCCTCCGGGCAGCGCAGCACGCGGATGTTCTTCTTGCGGGCGAGGACCTCGACCGCGCCCTCCTCGAAGTCCGGCGCGACGATGACCTCGGTGAAGATCTCGGCGACCTGCTCGGCCATGGCCACGCTCACGGGCCGGTTGACGGCGATGACGCCGCCGAAGGCGGACAGCGGGTCGCAGGCGTGCGCCTTGCGGTGCGCCTGCGCGACGTCGTCGCCCACCGCGATGCCGCACGGGTTGGCGTGCTTGATGATCGCGACGCAGGGCCCGTCGTGGTCGTACGCCGCCCGGCGCGCGGCCTCGGTGTCCACGTAGTTGTTGTAGGACATCTCCTTGCCGTGCAGCTGCTCGGCATTGGCCAGGCCCGCGCCGCCGTCGGTGTAGAGCGCGGCGGCCTGGTGCGGGTTCTCGCCGTAGCGCAGCACGTTCTTGCGCTCGTAGGTGGCGCCCAGGAAGTCCGGGAAGGGGCTGTCGTCGGCGGGCGCGTACGAGCTCGCGAACCAGCTCGCGACCGCGACGTCGTACGCCGCGGTGTGCTGGAACGCCTCGGCCGCCAGGCGCTTGCGGGTGC includes:
- a CDS encoding NADP-dependent isocitrate dehydrogenase encodes the protein MAKIKARNPVVELDGDEMARIIWRFIRDELVLPYLDIELVRFDLGIEHRDATHDRVTAEAAEAVGRHGVGVKCATVTPDEARVAEFGLKGMYRSPNATIRDRLGGGIFREPVVLRNVPRAVPGGTRPVVIARHAFGDQYRATELRIPGAGTLALSFTPADGSDPVELEVHHFPGAGVALGMVNLDDSIREFARAAFRYGLARGLPVYLSTKNTVLRKYDGRFKDLFQEVFDGEFRREFEASGLGHEHRQVDDMAASALKGAGGYVWACKNYDGDILSGVLTRGVGSAGLMTSVLMTSDGRTVLSEAAHGTVTRHYRRHQAGRPTSTNPIAMVFAWSRGLAHRARLDDTPELARFAGTLENACLEVVEAGQLTQDLAVLVGPEQPWLTTERFLAAVDENLRKRMSV
- a CDS encoding RDD family protein, with product MSYPPGPGNPYGQQPPQQPYGYPQQPPAQPGYGYPTQPQPPYGAVPPQAQGPYGYGYPGGPAGPVPGMPPFASWGARVGATLIDFLVAGLVPMILIGIGYAQFIAEVVDAARACDQSGTYSCPAPTMPGGAIALIGLGFLLSLAGSLFLCYREGKTGQTPGKKALGISVLRELDGRPLGFGMAFVRRLCHGLDGAACYIGYLWPLWDDKKQTFADKILNSVVVKTQ
- a CDS encoding helix-turn-helix domain-containing protein; this translates as MPETLDGGARRLAVHLRRMKDRSGLSVPALAARTASSTGAWEQYLNGVRIPPRDAVEVLGQLSGADYDRLIALWELADRGVTDTMKGFPYADPLDPLAPVEGMPRHALRRRRKALLAAAGGLVLGGVFALLVASGVATDGTGRADAPLAARPTASVPAGPAPSATGSAGSAVTSWPGSVPPAQATDARASRTAGAMSPDGGTPAAQVAETGGVSSAPAKGPHTAPGTGGTTTAAPGGGAPTTQAPPPATSAPAAPSPSPSRSSGKGLCLGLIILGICIG
- a CDS encoding histidine kinase → MGKKGLVDVLLAVGFTAASMLLGHERPPGDWIRLDLFGYALTALVNLPIAVRRWAPAGVCVFVCAAWTLYVAAGYWPVVNSMAPLLALYTVAALRPVRTALACAALTGAVWVYAGLTAAQSSMATVAAQAVVFALVMCRFGRSARVSGKREERLARLTEQLRTEQQDRAREAVAEEQARIARELHDVVAHHMSVISVQAGMAAYVFHTSPETARGALDTISDTTREALQEMRRMLKVLRAGPGEPEEGWASYDPMPSVTRLGEMIERVRAAGLAVELRIEGEPRPVAPGVGLCAYRVVQEALTNVLKHAPLARARVLVVYEPHHLAVTVTDDGTGTGTGPGSGSGAPPGRSDPATIVPGTGHGLIGMRERARLYGGTVDIGPLGEGFEVRLVLPTSARGTERRGDASGV
- a CDS encoding XRE family transcriptional regulator encodes the protein MARWRPLADDLDPRVREFTEQLRRQVDRGGLSVAALAEATGYSRSSWERYLNGRLLPPRYAVVALAEATGADPAHFTTMWEVTERVWSRAEGRHDVTMEALRIAEARAALGEFGPAPGPAPAPSASAPASTSASGSVSASASASAVRRRPVVLFVVGVVAVVLAVVGATVLTGGGGGDDRARPGPSPTARAAELPAGVKCTGQDCTGKDPEGMGCGGGNARTAAAAWVGGAYVEMRYSRVCAAAWARISAGAPGDTVSVTEAGGARRSQHSRIGQDPAAYTSMLAVRTPGAARACATLTTGPHGCATPPPG
- a CDS encoding DUF2076 domain-containing protein — encoded protein: MSYPPGPGDPYGRQPPQQPYGYPQQPPAQPGYGYPTQPQPQAQPPYGYPQQPQPHAPFAAYPGGPEVMPSSARTARAMLFVLGGLQILGGLLLLLGAAALKSVDDTDELTMPIGLVYVMGVLFLAFAVLSIGMGAKYRTGGNGTRIGSIVIGVLVALSSVATMISGAFLLLAPLALSVLLIVFAAKAETAAWFKRPQY
- a CDS encoding bifunctional methylenetetrahydrofolate dehydrogenase/methenyltetrahydrofolate cyclohydrolase — translated: MTAQILDGKATAAAIKSELSTRVQALKARGVTPGLGTLLVGDDPGSRWYVAGKHRDCAEVGIASIQRELPETATQEEIEAVVRELNDDPECTGYIVQLPLPKGIDTNRVLGLMDPAKDADGLHPTNLGRLVLNERGPLPCTPNGIVELLRRHGVEINGAHVTVVGRGVTVGRSIGLLLTRKSENATVTLCHTGTRDLSAQLRQADVIVAAAGVPHLVKPEDVRPGAAVLDVGVSRDENGKIVGDVHPGVAEVAGWISPNPGGVGPMTRAMLLANVVEAAEGRYA
- a CDS encoding response regulator transcription factor; the encoded protein is MTRVLVVDDQFLIRAGLVALLHAAPGVEVVGEAGDGEEAVERAARTVPDVILMDIRMPGISGVVATERILAAAADPPPRILVLTTFDLDEYVYTALRAGASGFLLKDAGPERLIAAVHAVAGGDTLFAPSVTRRLIEAYAPPRPGAPPVGADRAPPAELAALTARELEVLRLIARGLSNPEIADLLFISEATVKTHLNRTMSKLDLGSRAQAVVLAYETGLVTPRGA
- the purH gene encoding bifunctional phosphoribosylaminoimidazolecarboxamide formyltransferase/IMP cyclohydrolase; translation: MSTKREIRRALVSVYDKTGLEELARGLHEAGVQLVSTGSTAGRIAAAGVPVTKVEELTGFPECLDGRVKTLHPKVHAGILADLRLEDHRRQLEELGVEPFDLVVVNLYPFRETVASGASEDECVEQIDIGGPSMVRAAAKNHPSVAVVTSPERYADVLGAVREGGFDLSTRKRLAAEAFQHTAAYDVAVASWFASSYAPADDSPFPDFLGATYERKNVLRYGENPHQAAALYTDGGAGLANAEQLHGKEMSYNNYVDTEAARRAAYDHDGPCVAIIKHANPCGIAVGDDVAQAHRKAHACDPLSAFGGVIAVNRPVSVAMAEQVAEIFTEVIVAPDFEEGAVEVLARKKNIRVLRCPEAPVAETEFRPVEGGLLLQEKDRLQAAGDDPATWTLATGEPLTADELADLAFAWRACRAVKSNAILLAKDGATVGVGMGQVNRVDSAKLAVQRAGEERAAGSYAASDAFFPFPDGLEVLTGAGVKAVVQPGGSVRDEAVVEAARKAGVTMYLTGTRHFFH